In a single window of the Drosophila miranda strain MSH22 chromosome XL, D.miranda_PacBio2.1, whole genome shotgun sequence genome:
- the LOC108151043 gene encoding clusterin-associated protein 1: MSFKDVRDLGEQLKLLGFPRVFPLQSLANQHGSLASFHIVSELIQWLAGLMEPGTVLSGGVETEEQRVLLVRSATEFFVTKSAIRLNPRKLYAAAAVTASELQKITRLLIAPSQTEAEREEEERDQYRSLNQVDIGDKMEELRRARELSSDLTQRGAALYDLLSKELLHKESRQTQAQRPMELLSVERTLKNATQASQLKLQSSRAQLEAARVELNALSSKLQRKRAELERTKQRLEALQKIRPAHMAEFEECEKELQMLFQRYFLRLHVRDALRSQLEARTKRTTPIASPILQKPAESSMPFIPEGLIEDDDDDEDDDLDGDDDEDMGVGVGGGVGGGVGVGSAVEMVVNGRSLFGLDAEIPDIRDEDQLMRQDVLNSGQGKRPGTATSRLRPTTGRSRKGTGAGASASAGGGRGGGGRAARAAHNGRNVPPGSSILNSRDDDSSFGSSDSELDVGEIMGMSGIGAGAGGISMAMGTGDDDFDLNSIDDISISKLTGELPLRPKTANKAEHHSDEDF, translated from the exons ATGTCCTTCAAGGATGTGCGCG ATCTCGGAGagcagctgaagctgctgggcttTCCACGGGTCTTTCCGCTCCAGTCGCTGGCCAACCAGCACGGAAGCCTGGCCAGCTTCCACATCGTGTCCGAGCTGATCCAGTGGCTGGCGGGGCTTATGGAGCCCGGAACCGTGCTCTCCGGCGGGGTGGAAACGGAGGAGCAGCGCGTGCTGCTAGTTCGCTCGGCCACGGAGTTCTTTGTGACCAAGTCGGCCATCCGGCTGAATCCCCGCAAGCTGTACGCCGCAGCCGCAGTCACTGCCAGCGAGCTACAGAAGATCACGCGCCTGCTCATTGCGCCCAGCCAAACGGAGGCGGAgcgcgaggaggaggagcgcgACCAGTACCGCAGCCTCAACCAGGTGGACATCGGGGACAAGATGGAGGAGCTGCGCCGGGCTCGCGAGCTCTCCTCAGACCTCACCCAGCGGGGAGCCGCCCTCTACGACCTGCTGTCCAAGGAGCTGCTGCACAAGGAGTCCCGCCAGACCCAGGCCCAGCGGCCCATGGAGCTGCTCAGTGTGGAGCGAACACTCAAGAACGCCACCCAGGCCAGCCAGCTCAAGTTGCAGTCGAGCCGGGCCCAGCTGGAGGCGGCCCGCGTCGAGCTGAACGCTCTAAGCTCGAAGCTGCAGCGAAAGCGGGCCGAGCTGGAGCGGACCAAGCAGCGGCTGGAGGCGCTGCAGAAGATCCGACCCGCGCAcatggccgagttcgaggagtGCGAGAAGGAGCTGCAGATGCTGTTCCAGCGCTATTTCCTCCGGTTGCACGTCCGCGACGCCCTGCGCTCCCAGCTCGAGGCACGCACCAAGCGGACCACGCCCATCGCCTCGCCCATACTGCAGAAACCCGCTGAGAGCTCGATGCCCTTCATACCCGAGGGCCTCATcgaagacgacgacgatgatgaggACGACGATCTCGACGGAGATGACGACGAAGATATGGGCGTAGGTGTTGGAGGTGGAGTAGGAGGCGGAGTTGGTGTCGGCTCCGCTGTGGAGATGGTGGTGAATGGCAGAAGTTTGTTTGGCCTGGACGCCGAGATACCAGATATACGCGACGAGGACCAGCTGATGCGGCAGGACGTCTTGAACTCCGGCCAGGGAAAGCGTCCCGGAACGGCCACCTCCCGCCTGAGACCCACCACGGGACGCAGTCGCAAGGGCACAGGAGCCggcgccagcgccagcgcaGGTGGAGGTCGCGGTGGAGGTGGACGAGCAGCCAGGGCCGCTCACAACGGACGCAATGTGCCGCCCGGGAGCAGCATCCTCAACTCGCGGGACGATGACAGTAGCTTCGGCAGTTCCGACAGCGAGTTGGACGTGGGCGAGATTATGGGCATGAGTGGCATTGGCGCCGGTGCGGGGGGCATCAGCATGGCCATGGGAACTGGCGACGATGACT TTGATCTGAACTCGATTGATGACATCAGCATTTCGAAGCTGACGGGCGAACTGCCGCTGCGTCCGAAGACGGCCAACAAGGCGGAGCACCACAGCGACGAGGATTTTTAG
- the LOC108159486 gene encoding protein phosphatase 1H, which yields MFSNFKERFMTALAPDLPPLPSNDRSDHHHRRFGGQQMPDKFPYARPPFLQLLTADELRASADHNVRPIIVPRDINLLPWGTGYAECVNSGKSEWNEDQGAFCRQVLSDPEHKHPDLPYTYFGIFDGHAGYGAALAASHQFHHILHETLVDCIELLLPRDTDTGENGRLNPTFPHPIYFQRRVSKDELIIGALESAFFSMDSLIAQDSNRYRDAGGCTACVSLFIDGKMYVANAGDSRAVLCQRRANQPTEPKDSSVIEPDPLEASCYPVPFSADHTPETERERLLNVARLKPHLMANHYVAMEYAKRPHIKDMGQRILCRQGTMKGWTYKTLTRDDLRMPVVNGEGKRSRLLGTLGVSRGFGDHELLAINTGIQIKPFLTPHPEVRQRDLTQVVSIPDEHNQDGDYGVLVMATDGLWDVSENEAVSRTVFQTLSKYPTEKHRYTMVAQELVARARGKINDSGHWRLADSKAAATVDDISVIVIPVYQYYKEHIEWTQNYTRDLEKRRRRAQANMAQEAQEGNLLNGVIAEEAHVVEEEEDGEVVVLEAKAQIQSEPLQLPHAEAEEVLVVEISTSPEQSESRESAPSTGTATATADEEASVTAPASQRDSATVAQQQQAEPSQQQQRSRKGNKGKH from the exons ATGTTCAGCAACTTCAAAGAGCGCTTCATGACGGCACTGGCGCCCGATCTTCCCCCGCTGCCGAGCAACGACCGCAGCGACCACCACCATCGGCGGTTCGGGGGCCAGCAGATGCCGGACAAGTTCCCGTACGCCCGGCCCCCGTTCCTGCAGCTGCTTACCGCGGACGAACTGCGCGCCTCGGCGGACCACAATGTGCGGCCCATTATCGTGCCGAGGGACATCAATCTGCTGCCGTGGGGCACTGGCTACGCCGAGTGCGTCAACTCGGGTAAGTCCGAGTGGAACGAGGACCAGGGCGCCTTCTGCCG GCAAGTGCTGTCCGATCCGGAACACAAGCATCCCGATCTACCATACACGTACTTTGGCATCTTCGATGGCCATGCCGGGTATGGGGCCGCCCTGGCTGCCTCCCATCAATTCCACCACATTCTGCACGAGACGTTGGTGGACTGCATCGAGTTGCTGCTGCCCCGGGACACGGATACCGGCGAGAACGGGCGGCTCAATCCGACATTCCCGCACCCCATTTACTTTCAGCGGCGTGTGTCCAAGGACGAGCTGATCATCGGCGCCTTGGAGAGCGCCTTCTTCAGCATGGATTCACTGATAGCCCAGGACAGCAATCGGTACCGCGATGCGGGTGGATGCACCGCCTGCGTTTCGCTCTTTATCGACGGAAAGATGTACGTGGCCAATGCTGGTGACAGTCGGGCCGTGCTCTGCCAGCGCCGGGCCAATCAGCCGACCGAGCCGAAGGACAGTTCTGTGATCGAGCCGGATCCGCTGGAGGCGAGCTGCTATCCAGTGCCCTTCTCGGCGGACCACACGCCGGAGACGGAGCGCGAGCGGCTGCTCAATGTGGCTAGGCTGAAGCCGCACCTGATGGCCAATCATTATGTGGCCATGGAGTACGCAAAGCGGCCGCACATCAAGGACATGGGCCAGCGCATTCTCTGCCGCCAGGGCACCATGAAAGGCTGGACCTACAAGACGCTAACTCGCGACGATCTCCGCATGCCCGTGGTCAACGGGGAGGGAAAGAGGAGCCGGCTCCTGGGTACGCTGGGCGTCTCCCGCGGCTTTGGAGACCACGAGCTGCTGGCCATCAACACGGGCATCCAGATCAAGCCATTCCTCACCCCCCATCCAGAGGTGCGTCAGCGCGATCTCACCCAGGTGGTCAGCATCCCGGACGAGCACAATCAAGACGGCGACTACGGTGTGCTCGTGATGGCCACCGACGGCCTCTGGGACGTGTCCGAGAACGAGGCCGTCTCCCGCACCGTCTTCCAAACGCTCTCCAAATACCCGACCGAGAAGCATCGCTACACCATGGTCGCCCAGGAGCTGGTGGCCCGTGCCCGTGGCAAGATAAACGACTCCGGCCACTGGCGGCTCGCAGACAGCAAGGCGGCAGCCACCGTCGACGATATCTCGGTGATTGTCATCCCCGTCTATCAGTATTACAAGGAGCACATTGAATGGACGCAGAACTACACGCGCGACCTAGAGAAGCGCCGTCGCAGAGCCCAGGCCAACATGGCCCAAGAGGCCCAGGAAGGCAATTTGCTTAATGGGGTCATTGCTGAGGAAGCCCATGtcgtggaggaggaggaggacggcGAAGTGGTGGTCCTCGAGGCCAAGGCCCAGATACAGTCAGAGCCGTTGCAGCTACCGCATGCAGAGGCTGAGGAAGTTCTGGTGGTCGAGATAAGTACATCGCCTGAACAATCAGAGTCCCGGGAGAGCGCACCCTCCACGGGCACGGCCACAGCTACGGCGG ATGAAGAAGCTTCTGTCACGGCACCCGCCTCGCAGAGGGACAGCGCCACAGTagcgcaacagcagcaggcagagccttcacagcagcagcaacgcagTCGCAAAGGCAACAAGGGCAAGCATTAA